Proteins encoded within one genomic window of Setaria italica strain Yugu1 chromosome IV, Setaria_italica_v2.0, whole genome shotgun sequence:
- the LOC101754076 gene encoding GDSL esterase/lipase EXL3, producing the protein MASLTTCLGGHGSWRRFARPLLLHLVVVVAAAAVFQPGVVVHGASSAGDQKISSIFIFGDSIVDPGNNNNRFTEAKANFPPYGQDFPGGVATGRFSNGLVPGDLLASKLGIKELLPPFLSDDLDLQDLLTGVAFACGGSGYDPLTSKLATTLSSTDQLELFREYKEKLRGLVGEEEMARVISEGVFLTVMGANDILNNYFALPLRRHEYDLPSYVEFLVSSAINFTKTLNNMGAKRIGFVGVPPLGCCPSQITLGGSPSRQCEPLRNQASRLFNSRISQEIEILNAERSVSGSKIAYFDIYYNLLDLIQNPALYGFKDVSEGCCGSTVLNAAIFIAYHSACPNVIDYIFWDGFHPTEKAYNIVVDKLIQQNMKYLM; encoded by the exons ATGGCGTCTCTGACGACCTGCCTAGGGGGCCATGGGTCCTGGCGCCGATTCGCCCGGCCGCTACTGCTGCAcctcgtggtggtggtggcggcggcggcggtgtttcAGCCAGGAGTAGTAGTCCATGGAGCGTCCTCGGCTGGGGACCAGAAAATCTCATCCATCTTCATATTCGGCGACTCCATCGTCGAtcccggcaacaacaacaaccggTTCACGGAGGCGAAGGCCAACTTCCCGCCGTATGGGCAGGACTTCCCCGGCGGCGTTGCCACCGGGAGGTTCTCCAATGGGTTGGTACCCGGGGACCTCTTAG CTTCGAAGTTGGGTATCAAGGAGCTACTGCCTCCTTTCCTTAGTGATGATCTTGATCTACAAGACCTACTCACTGGTGTGGCGTTTGCTTGTGGAGGCAGTGGCTATGATCCTCTCACATCAAAACTCGCG ACAACCTTGTCCAGTACCGATCAACTTGAACTATTTCGTGAGTACAAAGAGAAGCTAAGAGGTTTGGTTGGAGAGGAGGAAATGGCACGTGTTATCTCAGAAGGCGTCTTTTTGACAGTAATGGGGGCAAATGACATTTTAAATAATTATTTCGCACTTCCTTTGAGACGTCATGAATATGATCTTCCATCTTATGTTGAATTTCTTGTTTCGTCGGCAATTAACTTCACCAAG ACTCTGAATAATATGGGAGCTAAGAGGATTGGATTTGTCGGTGTCCCACCATTGGGATGTTGTCCTTCACAAATAACACTAGGAGGAAGCCCGTCACGTCAATGTGAACCATTAAGgaatcaagcatcaagattattTAATTCTAGGATCTCACAGGAAATAGAGATACTAAATGCTGAACGAAGTGTTTCTGGATCAAAAATTGCTTATTTTGACATATACTACAACTTACTTGATCTTATTCAGAATCCAGCTTTGTATG GGTTCAAGGACGTAAGCGAAGGTTGCTGTGGTAGCACAGTGTTAAATGCTGCCATATTCATTGCATATCACAGTGCATGTCCAAATGTCATTGATTATATCTTCTGGGACGGCTTCCATCCTACCGAGAAGGCTTACAACATTGTAGTGGACAAGCTTATTCAGCAAAATATGAAGTACCTAATGTGA